Sequence from the Lentilitoribacter sp. Alg239-R112 genome:
GTCTGTTCTGGGTGCTGATATTGATAGTGATGATGATGGGACGACGTTGATCTATTCAGTTCACGTTGCGCCATCAGAAGGAACAGCGACGATCTCGGGAACATCATTGGTGTTTGATCCAGGTTCAGACTTTCAGGATCTTGGTGATGGTCTAACACGTGATATCATAATCACAGTTCAAGTCACCGATRCSCATGGTGCTAGCGTGAGCAATGATGTTGTGGTGACGGTGACGGGTTCGAATGATGCTCCGATTGTTGCGATTGCCATTRTGGATCAGRTCTCTGATGAGGAYACAGCGTTTAGCTTTACGGTTCCTGCAGGCACATTCTCTGATGCTGAGGGTGATACGCTGACGCTGACAGCAACGCTTGCCAATGATACAGCATTACCAGCATGGCTATTGTTTGATGGCACGACGTTCACAGGCACGCCACCATTGAACTTTGATGGTGCCTTGGATGTTAAAGTCACGGCCAGTGATGGTGTGCTTGATGTGAGCGAGGTGTTTAATCTTGATATTACCAACGTCAACGATACGCCAACTCTATCAGCGGGCATTGGTGCCACGGATGAGGATAGTACGGCCACTGTTGATCTGTCTGTTCTGGGTGCTGATATTGATAATGATGATGATGGGACGACGCTGATCTATTCAGTTCCCGTTGCGCCATCAGAAGGAACAGCGACGATCTCGGGCACATCWTTGGTGTTTGATCCAGGTYCAGACTTTCAGGATCTTGGTGATGGTCAAACACGTGATATCACAATCACAGTTCAAGCAACCGATRCSCATGGTGCTAGCGTGAGCAATGATGTTGTGGTGACGGTGACGGGTTCGAATGATGCTCCGATTGTTGCGATTGCCATTRTGGATCAGGTCTCTGATGAGGATACAGCGTTTAGCTTTACGGTTCCTGCAGGCACATTCTCTGATGCTGAGGGTGATACGCTGACGCTGACAGCAACGCTTGCCAATGATACAGCATTACCAGCATGGCTATYGTTTGATGGCACGACGTTCACAGGCACGCCACCATTGAACTTTGATGGTGCCTTGGATGTTAAAGTCACGGCCAGTGATGGTGTGCTTGATGTGAGCGAGGTGTTTAATCTTGATATTACAGGTGTCAACGACACGCCAACTCTATCAGCAGGCATTGGTGCCACGGATGAGGATAGTACGGCCACTGTTGATCTGTCTGTTCTGGGTGCTGATATTGATAGTGATGATGATGGGACGACGTTGATCTATTCAGTTCCCGTTGCGCCATCAGAAGGAACAGCGACGATCTCGGGCACATCATTGGTGTTTGATCCAGGTTCAGACTTTCAGGACCTTGGTGATGGCCAAACACGTGATATCACAATCACAGTTMAAGCCACCGATRCSCATGGTGCTAGCGTGAGCAATGATGTTGTGGTGACGGTGACGGGTTCGAATGATGCTCCGATTGTTGCGATTGCCATTRTGGATCAGGTCTCTGATGAGGATACAGCGTTTAGCTTTACGGTTCCTGCAGGCACATTCTCTGATGCTGAGGGTGATACGCTGACGCTGACAGCAACGCTTGCCAATGATACAGCATTACCAGCATGGCTATTGTTTGATGGCACGACGTTCACAGGCACGCCACCATTGAACTTTGAAGGTGCCTTGGATGTTAAAGTCACGGCCAGTGATGGTGTGCTTGATGTGAGCGAGGTGTTTAATCTCGATATTACCAATGTCAATGACACGCCAACTCTATCAGCAGGCATTGGTGCCACAGATGAGGATAGTACGGCCACTGTTGATCTATCTGTTCTGGGTGCTGATATTGATAATGATGATGATGGGACGACGCTGATCTATTCAGTTCCCGTTGCGCCATCAGAAGGAACAGCGACGATCTCAGGCACATCATTGGTGTTTGATCCAGGTTCAGACTTTCAGGACCTTGGTGATGGCCAAACACGTGATATCACAATCACAGTTCAAGCCACCGATGCGCATGGTGCTAGCGTGAGCAATGATGTTGTGGTGACGGTGACGGGAATAGATAATAATGACGTCTTTACAAGCACTACTGCTGATGAGAGTTTCATAGGTGGGATAGGCAATGATACATTCGTGTTTGCAGCAAATATGGGCAACGATGTTATTACTGATTTCACAGCTGGTGCGGGTTCAGATGATGTTGTTGAGTTGCAAGGGTTAGCGGCATTTGATACCTATGCCGAGGTTCTCGCGGCTGCAGTTGATGATGGAACCAATACAACAATTACTATTGATGCTGATAATTCTATTGTTTTAAACAATGTGTTAGTTGCTGATCTTCATCAGGATGATTTCAAGTTCATTTAATCTCAGATAAATAGTTCCCAAAGCAGATTAACTTCTGCTTTGGAGTAAATTATGGAAGCATTCACGGGACCTGTGGCGCAAATCTGTTGAAAGAGCTAATTAAACGAAATCGCAAAAATGTGATTTATTTACCCAATTTGTTACCCAAGAAAGAAAATTGTTTGAAAAAAGACAATAAAACAATTTCTTAGTACGAACACAGACGGTCTCCAAAACCGTAGGTCGAGGGTTCGAACCCTTCTGCCCCTGCCATTGTTTTCAGGCACTTAAGCGATTTATTGTAAATCTCCTTAGAGCGGTTTGAGATCTCGATTAAATCGTTATGTGTGCTTTAGGAAAATTGCCAGGTCCATCACATTCGTTCCTGTCGGACCTGTAATGATCAAATCGCCTGCTTGTGCAAGGTAGGAGCCTGAATCAGCGCGTTCTTGTGCTCCTTCTGCGCCAGGTAATTTTAAGTAAGTTTCTCCGTCCAAAAAAGCTCCAGCGGCATCGGTAGGGCCATCCGTTCCATCGGTGCCGGCAACTAAACCAACAATGTCATCCCGCTTGCTTATGTGCCGCGCAATCTCCAACGCGAGCGCTTGGTTGCGGCCACCTCGACCGGGGTTTTGGGGGAGAATTATAGTTGGTTCACCACCGTAGACGTATAATCCGGGTTTCCCATTCATGATTTCATTTGCAATCTGAGCTGCGATTTCGGGTACGTTCGCATACATATTTTCTTCGTTAGAAATAACGGTACGCCCGTTCAATTTGGCATTTTGCTCAATTGCGTTTCGTGCAACCGTATTTGAAGCAACAATGTCGCAACTATACGTAAAGCGTGCGTCATCGGGACGTGAGCCAATTCCTGAACCGATGATCCCTATACTGTCGCCAGCCACATCTGATATGGCGAGAACATTGACTTCTGCGCCTCTATAAGACGCCAGTAATCCACCACCTTTGATAGCAGAAATGGATTTTCGACGTTTGTTGATTTCTTCAATGTCCAAACCTTCGGTCAGCGCAGCACTTGTCAGGGCTTTCAAATCTTCATATCGAAACCCGGTTTTCAGGTGCTCGACAAGTGAGGAAGCGCCTCCTGAAACGAGCATAAGCAGGCGGCTATCTGCGCCACAATTTGTGATGAAATCTAACGCGCCTTTACCTGCGTCCAATGAGGTTTTATCGGGCAGGGGGTGGCTTGTTTCAAGTGCTGTTACATTGCCATTATATATTGCGCGCCCGATATGACCGGTTTTGGTAACGAGATATGTTGGCACGGATTTACGCCATTCACTTGGCAGTCCCTCAAACATTGCGGAGGCAGCTTTCCCAACAGCGAGAATGTGTGTCGGCTGGTGAAGCTTGTTGGTCGTTAGCCATGCATTTACGCTCGCATCGCCTTTAACCGCTGCGACAGCCTCTTTAAAGAGTTGCAATAGTGTATTTCGTTGGGCTTCGTGCATCTTGTAAACTACATCTGAGCATAGGTTTGCCAAGGTGCAAATTCTGCATCACCAATATCAAGTTCTTCTGACCGCGTTTTATTACCTGAGGCTGTCTCCAGCATTGTGTTGAAAATTCGTTGGCCGGCTTCCGCCACCGTTTCGCTTCCATCAGCAAATGTTCCGCAATTGATGTCCATATCGTCCTGCATCCGCTTGTACATCGCGCTATTGGATGCAATCTTGATCGACGGCACGGGCTTATTACCATAGCAGGACCCGCGTCCAGTGGTGAAACAGATCATATTGCAGCCCGAAGCAACTTCTCCGGTGATGGAAACTGGATCATAACCGGGACTGTCGACAAACACCAAGCCCTTCTCGATGATCCTCTCACCATACTGGTAAACACCATTCAAATTTGTTGTCCCTGCTTTAGCAACGGCTCCCAGAGATTTTTCCAAAATTGTCGTCAAGCCGCCCATCTTGTTGCCCGGTGTCGGGTTGTTGTTCATCTCAGAGCCATACTTTTGGGCATGATCTTCCCACCATTCCAACAAATTCACTAGCTTCTGGCCGACCTTGGGCGAGGCTGCGCGATCAGTCAATAGATTTTCAGCCCCGTAGATTTCAGGTGTTTCCGCCAATGCGGCAGTTCCGCCGTTCTTAACTAATAGATCAACAGCATAACCTAACGCTGGGTTGGCGGTTATCCCTGAATACCCATCCGAACCACCACATTGTAACGCGACAGTTAGATGGGACGCGTCGGTTGGCTCGCGCTCGGCCTTATTGGCCTTTTCCAAAGCGGTTTCCAGCCACAATAAACCTTTCTCAATTGATTTGCGTGTGCCACCTCCACTTTGTAGCGTGTAGTAATGAAAACTTTCATCGAGGGGCCTGCCATAAGCTTCAAGCATTAGACGAATTTGGTTGGCCTCACAGCCAAGGCCCAACATCAAGACGGATGCGAAATTAGGATGAGTGGCGTATCCCCAAATTGCGCGCTGGAGCTTGCGAAAAGCGTCGTCATCGGTACCAATGCAGCATCCCGCACCATGAACGATTGGAACAATACCGTCCACACCCGGGTATTTTTCCAACAGGCCCGAAAGCTCGGCTTCTCTTGCCAATAGTTTTGCCGCCGACGCCGAACAGTTTACCGATGTAACAATGCCCACATAGCATCGTTCCGATTCTGCAGTGCCCATTTGACAGCTAGCACCTCTACCTCAAGGCGAACATCGCGCAAGTCTGTCAATTCTTCATACCCCAGGCTTGGCACACCTACCGAGCGGCCTGAGACATTTGCAACCACACCAATGGCAAGAAGCCGCGTCAACGCTTCACGTACGGGGCATTGCGCTGACACCAAAGGCCTCGGCGACACGCGCAACACGAACAGCCTCGCCAGGTGTAAACTCACCTTCTCGCAGTAGCATACACAACCGATCGTAAACTTGATCGTTTAATTTGTCTTTATGGATTGGTTTAGCGTTTTAAACATGTCGCGTGTCTTCGCACATTTTTGGCGTAGAAGTCCAGAGTTCAGTTGGTGATCGTAAATTTACGAGTTAAGTGCTGGTTTCAGAGTGGAAGTCTTTAGAATGCACGTTCGCTAAATTCTTTCGATTCGTGGGAGAACCGCATGTAATAGATAGGTCAAGCTTGATTGACGAATTTTGGACAAACCTATCCAGCTAACCACAATGTGTTTGCTTTCGGTCGATATAGGTAATTTGAACAAGAACGTAGTATTCGCCTTCAAAAGAAACAACGCATCTAATTTATGTTTCCGCCAGAAGTTTAATAATTAATTTGAACACGGTCTAAAAAGTAGGTCGAGGGTTCTAACTCTTCAGCCCCTCACAAGAGCCAATCTATAGTTAGGTCATTATGAGGGGGCTGGGAAGTTCTTAACCCAGAATTCCGGGTAAGTTGAGGTTATGAAGGCGGGCACAATCTTTGGCGTCCTCATATCCAGCATCAGCATGTCGCCACACGCCGGAGGCCGGGTCATTCCAAAGAACGCGGTTTAGTCGCCTTGCGGCATCTTCTGAACCATCGGCTACAATTACGATACCAGAATGTTGAGAAAAGCCCATACCAACACCGCCGCCATGGTGAATGGATACCCACGTCGCGCCAGAGGCCGTGTTGACCAGCGCATTGAGGAGAGGCCAGTCAGATACGGCATCGGACCCATCCATCATAGCTTCAGTCTCGCGGTTTGGCGATGCGACTGAGCCACTATCAAGGTGGTCACGACCAATCACAACGGGTGCTTTTAGTTCGCCGTTTGCCACCATTTCATTGAATTTTAGTCCGGCACGATGGCGATCTCCCAGCCCGATCCAGCATATCCGCGCTGGTAATCCCTGGAACGAAATTCGTTCTTGCGCCATGTCCAGCCAGGTATGCAGATGTTTGTTTTCAGGAAATAATTCTTTCATTGCCGCATCGGTTTTATAGATGTCTTCGGGATCACCCGACAATGCAACCCAACGGAATGGGCCGATACCTTTGCAGAACAGCGGTCGAATATAGGCTGGAACAAAACCCGGGAAAGCGAAAGCGTCTTCCAACCCTTCTTCCAGTGCCATCTGTCGGATATTGTTGCCATAATCTACAGTTGGTACGCCATCATTCCAAAAGTCCACCATGGCAGAAACCTGATATTTCATCGAGGCTCTTGCTGCTTTTTCAACTTCATTGGGGTCAGTTTCGCGCATGTTTTTCCATTGAGCCATCGTCCAGCCTTGCGGTAGATAACCGTTGATTGGATCGTGCGCGGAGGTTTGGTCTGTCACAATATCCGGGCGAATGCCACGATCATAAATCTGCCGAAAAATATCGGCTGCATTACCCAGAAGACCGACAGATTTTGCTTCTCCTGCTGCTGTCCAGCGTTCGATCATCTCAATCGCTTCGTCCAGCGTTTCTGCCTTCTCATCCAGATATTTGGTGCGCAGGCGAAAATCAATACTGTCTGGATTACATTCCACTGCAAGGCAACACGCGCCCGCAAAAACGGCTGCCAGCGGTTGCGCACCGCCCATGCCGCCAAGACCGCCAGTTAAAATCCAGCGACCCTTTAGATCACCATCATAATGTTGCCGACCAGCTTCAATAAAGGTTTCATAGGTGCCTTGAACAATGCCTTGCGTGCCAATGTAAATCCAGCTTCCAGCGGTCATTTGACCGTACATCATAAGGCCTTTGCGATCGAGTTCGTTAAAGTGCTCCCAATTGGCCCAGTGCGGCACAAGATTTGAGTTGGCTATCAAAACACGGGGTGCATCTTTGTGTGTTTGCACAACTGCCACAGGCTTGCCAGATTGCACCAACATGGTTTGGTCTTCATCCAGTTTTTTAAGCGTGTCGACCATCAGGTCAAAATCTTTCCATGTCCGCGCAGCGCGGCCAATGCCACCATAAACCACAAGTTCATGTGGGTTCTCAGCAACATCAGGGTGCAGGTTGTTCATCAACATGCGAAGGGGAGCCTCTGTCGTCCAATGTTTTGCGTTCAACTCTGTGCCTGTTGGCGGATATATGTCACGTGAATTTTTGCGCTGATCGGTCAATTGGGTCTCCAATTTGTCAAGGATATTAAGATGTTGCTTAGAAGGGCACGTAGTGGTTCCGCTCGCTCTGGCAGATACGTCCATGGTGCCTTTTCTATCATGTAGTTGGCTTGCGCAATTTCCATTTGTATTGCGTGGACGCTCGTTTTGGGTTTCCCATAATGGCGTGTTGTCCAGCCGCCTTTAAACCGCCCATTTAAGATATTTGAAAAAATCTCGGAATCTTGGCATTCTTTTGTAACAAGCGCTTCAACGGAGCCGTCGCATGTCGTGCCGTTATTGGTGCCAATGTTAAGATCCGGCAGGCGATTTTCAAACAGAAAGGGAATTTCCCCTCGGATTGAGTGACAGTCATATAGGATAGCAAACCCGTGTTTGGATTTAACTCGCGCTATCTGGTCTGCCAACGCTGTGTGATAGGGCTTGTGGTAACTCTCGCACCGATGATTAATTTCATCCTCATCCGGCTCAAGACCATCTTTATAGATTGTACGACCATCAAAATCAGTCAGCGGACAGAGCGTTGTTGTATTTTGTCCCGGATAGAGGCTTTTTCCCGCTGGATCACGGTTTACATCAATAACATAGCGATGGATAGGAGTGCGCACTGTGGTTGCATCTGCTAGCCCCTTATAGAGTTTATGAATGTGCCAATCGGTGTCGGCCAAAGCTCGGCCGACCGGGTTAAGTTTGTCGGTAATATCATCTGGAACAATAGTTCCCGTGTGCGGCAAACCAAGGATTAAAGGCGAACTACTTTCGGTAATTTCAATATTGATCAAAGCCTCACCTCACAGCTTGCCGCAGCTACTAGGTCACCCTCACGCACTAATTTTGAAGCCAATTCCAAGTCAGCCGCCATATGACGATCTTCATCAAGAGCTGGTACTTTGGCGCGGATACATGCGACCACGGATGCAAGGTTTTGTGCAGTTTTAAGCGGTGCACGTGCTTCAATCCCTTGAGCGGCACAAAGTGCTTCTACGCCCAGTATGGTTGAAAAATTCTTGTTCATACGCATCAAGCGCCGCGCGGCATGAGCTGCCATCGATACATGGTCTTCTTGGTTGGCTGAGGTGGGCGTGCTGTCTGTGGAGCAGGGGTTTGCGAGAAATTTGTTTTCGCTCATGAGTGCTGCGGTTGTAACCTCGGCAATCATAAAACCACTATTAAGACCAGGTTTATGTGTGAGGAATGCAGGCAGACCAAAGCTCATCACCGGATCAACCATCATGGCAACTCGTCTTTGAGATATCGCGCCGATTTCGGCAATTGCGAGCGCGATTTGATCAGCTGCAAATGCCACCGGTTCCGCATGGAAATTACCACCAGAGACAATCATTCCGGCATCAGCTAAAACAAGTGGATTATCGGTCACGGCATTTGCTTCAATCTCCAGTGTTTGGCTGGCAAAACGTAAGATATCTATTGCGGCACCCGCGACTTGCGGCTGGCAACGAATACAATAGGGGTCTTGCACTCGCAGATCGTCCTCACGGTGGCTCTCGCGAATTTCACTTCCTTTGAGCAAACGGCGCGCCTCAGTAGCGGCTTCGATCTGCCCACGATGGCCACGCAATGTGTGAATTTCAGGCTGTAGTGGTGCTGTGGAACCCATAATTGCATCGGTCGACATGGCACCTGTGATTAGTGCAGTGCAGGCCATGCGCCATGCATCAAACAGCGCTGCCAAAGCTGATGCGGTGGAGAATTGCGTACCGTTGATCAGGGCTAGACCTTCCTTCGGGCCAAGGGCGAGGGGTGTAAGTCCCGCCTTTTTAAGAGCTTGTGCACCTGACATGCGAGTACCTTTATAAAAGGCTTCACCTTCTCCAATCATCACAGCTGCCATATGCGCAAGCGGAGCAAGATCACCCGATGCGCCAACGGAGCCTTGCTCAGGGATAAGAGGCAAAACATCCTGCGCAAGCATATCCTCAATGAGTGTCACTGTTTCAAGTGCTACGCCTGATGCGCCGCGCCCGAGGGAAAGAAGCTTAAGCGCCATCATCAAGCGCGTGGTAGATGGTTCAATTGGATCACCCACGCCACAGCTATGTGATAGGATCAGGTTACGCTGTAGGGTGCTTGTATCCTCGTGGGCAATTTTGACCGAAGCGAGTTTTCCAAATCCTGTGTTAACGCCATATACCGCTGCGCTAGCCGCCGCCGCTTTTGCCACCATGCTAAAAGAGGCTTTGATGCCTTGTTGCGCGGTTGGTATGAGTTTTACCGGGCAGGAACTTCGCCAAATGGTTTCCAGTTGCTCGAGTGTAGCTTGTCCTGGGGTGAGGATCATAAAATATGCTTTCCGTTAAAAACACGAGAGTGAAGGGGGTTAAATCCGATA
This genomic interval carries:
- a CDS encoding putative Ig domain-containing protein — its product is SVLGADIDSDDDGTTLIYSVHVAPSEGTATISGTSLVFDPGSDFQDLGDGLTRDIIITVQVTDXHGASVSNDVVVTVTGSNDAPIVAIAIXDQXSDEDTAFSFTVPAGTFSDAEGDTLTLTATLANDTALPAWLLFDGTTFTGTPPLNFDGALDVKVTASDGVLDVSEVFNLDITNVNDTPTLSAGIGATDEDSTATVDLSVLGADIDNDDDGTTLIYSVPVAPSEGTATISGTSLVFDPGXDFQDLGDGQTRDITITVQATDXHGASVSNDVVVTVTGSNDAPIVAIAIXDQVSDEDTAFSFTVPAGTFSDAEGDTLTLTATLANDTALPAWLXFDGTTFTGTPPLNFDGALDVKVTASDGVLDVSEVFNLDITGVNDTPTLSAGIGATDEDSTATVDLSVLGADIDSDDDGTTLIYSVPVAPSEGTATISGTSLVFDPGSDFQDLGDGQTRDITITVXATDXHGASVSNDVVVTVTGSNDAPIVAIAIXDQVSDEDTAFSFTVPAGTFSDAEGDTLTLTATLANDTALPAWLLFDGTTFTGTPPLNFEGALDVKVTASDGVLDVSEVFNLDITNVNDTPTLSAGIGATDEDSTATVDLSVLGADIDNDDDGTTLIYSVPVAPSEGTATISGTSLVFDPGSDFQDLGDGQTRDITITVQATDAHGASVSNDVVVTVTGIDNNDVFTSTTADESFIGGIGNDTFVFAANMGNDVITDFTAGAGSDDVVELQGLAAFDTYAEVLAAAVDDGTNTTITIDADNSIVLNNVLVADLHQDDFKFI
- a CDS encoding DUF4147 domain-containing protein gives rise to the protein MQLFKEAVAAVKGDASVNAWLTTNKLHQPTHILAVGKAASAMFEGLPSEWRKSVPTYLVTKTGHIGRAIYNGNVTALETSHPLPDKTSLDAGKGALDFITNCGADSRLLMLVSGGASSLVEHLKTGFRYEDLKALTSAALTEGLDIEEINKRRKSISAIKGGGLLASYRGAEVNVLAISDVAGDSIGIIGSGIGSRPDDARFTYSCDIVASNTVARNAIEQNAKLNGRTVISNEENMYANVPEIAAQIANEIMNGKPGLYVYGGEPTIILPQNPGRGGRNQALALEIARHISKRDDIVGLVAGTDGTDGPTDAAGAFLDGETYLKLPGAEGAQERADSGSYLAQAGDLIITGPTGTNVMDLAIFLKHT
- a CDS encoding UxaA family hydrolase, which encodes MGTAESERCYVGIVTSVNCSASAAKLLAREAELSGLLEKYPGVDGIVPIVHGAGCCIGTDDDAFRKLQRAIWGYATHPNFASVLMLGLGCEANQIRLMLEAYGRPLDESFHYYTLQSGGGTRKSIEKGLLWLETALEKANKAEREPTDASHLTVALQCGGSDGYSGITANPALGYAVDLLVKNGGTAALAETPEIYGAENLLTDRAASPKVGQKLVNLLEWWEDHAQKYGSEMNNNPTPGNKMGGLTTILEKSLGAVAKAGTTNLNGVYQYGERIIEKGLVFVDSPGYDPVSITGEVASGCNMICFTTGRGSCYGNKPVPSIKIASNSAMYKRMQDDMDINCGTFADGSETVAEAGQRIFNTMLETASGNKTRSEELDIGDAEFAPWQTYAQM
- the hutU gene encoding urocanate hydratase, whose protein sequence is MTDQRKNSRDIYPPTGTELNAKHWTTEAPLRMLMNNLHPDVAENPHELVVYGGIGRAARTWKDFDLMVDTLKKLDEDQTMLVQSGKPVAVVQTHKDAPRVLIANSNLVPHWANWEHFNELDRKGLMMYGQMTAGSWIYIGTQGIVQGTYETFIEAGRQHYDGDLKGRWILTGGLGGMGGAQPLAAVFAGACCLAVECNPDSIDFRLRTKYLDEKAETLDEAIEMIERWTAAGEAKSVGLLGNAADIFRQIYDRGIRPDIVTDQTSAHDPINGYLPQGWTMAQWKNMRETDPNEVEKAARASMKYQVSAMVDFWNDGVPTVDYGNNIRQMALEEGLEDAFAFPGFVPAYIRPLFCKGIGPFRWVALSGDPEDIYKTDAAMKELFPENKHLHTWLDMAQERISFQGLPARICWIGLGDRHRAGLKFNEMVANGELKAPVVIGRDHLDSGSVASPNRETEAMMDGSDAVSDWPLLNALVNTASGATWVSIHHGGGVGMGFSQHSGIVIVADGSEDAARRLNRVLWNDPASGVWRHADAGYEDAKDCARLHNLNLPGILG
- the hutG gene encoding N-formylglutamate deformylase, with amino-acid sequence MINIEITESSSPLILGLPHTGTIVPDDITDKLNPVGRALADTDWHIHKLYKGLADATTVRTPIHRYVIDVNRDPAGKSLYPGQNTTTLCPLTDFDGRTIYKDGLEPDEDEINHRCESYHKPYHTALADQIARVKSKHGFAILYDCHSIRGEIPFLFENRLPDLNIGTNNGTTCDGSVEALVTKECQDSEIFSNILNGRFKGGWTTRHYGKPKTSVHAIQMEIAQANYMIEKAPWTYLPERAEPLRALLSNILISLTNWRPN
- the hutH gene encoding histidine ammonia-lyase; this translates as MILTPGQATLEQLETIWRSSCPVKLIPTAQQGIKASFSMVAKAAAASAAVYGVNTGFGKLASVKIAHEDTSTLQRNLILSHSCGVGDPIEPSTTRLMMALKLLSLGRGASGVALETVTLIEDMLAQDVLPLIPEQGSVGASGDLAPLAHMAAVMIGEGEAFYKGTRMSGAQALKKAGLTPLALGPKEGLALINGTQFSTASALAALFDAWRMACTALITGAMSTDAIMGSTAPLQPEIHTLRGHRGQIEAATEARRLLKGSEIRESHREDDLRVQDPYCIRCQPQVAGAAIDILRFASQTLEIEANAVTDNPLVLADAGMIVSGGNFHAEPVAFAADQIALAIAEIGAISQRRVAMMVDPVMSFGLPAFLTHKPGLNSGFMIAEVTTAALMSENKFLANPCSTDSTPTSANQEDHVSMAAHAARRLMRMNKNFSTILGVEALCAAQGIEARAPLKTAQNLASVVACIRAKVPALDEDRHMAADLELASKLVREGDLVAAASCEVRL